The nucleotide sequence GGAATCGATACCCATTTGTGATGCTGAAAATTAAAGCATTATGGACTCAAGCAATTAGCATCCAAATTGGGTTATAAAGACATCCAGATCTGCTTTACATTTTCGTTCTGCATAATTAATTGGGTAAATAATTACAGATACATTTCTACATATCttaaaaacacaattcaaaaattcTTTCTTAATTTGAACTTCTATTAACATAAGGAATTTATTGtcatgtgtatttatttaatattatgtCGTCATAGCACATTGATTTATAGTttagtatttatattttacatatacaaaacaagaataaaatgtatattcccgcaaaatttaaaatatcgCTTAAGAAATCCCTGCAATGTTTTCTATGTTCTTACCGCCATTTCTGGTATTTCAGTGAATGTACGCAACTGGTCACTCTAGTATTATTaactaacaaaataaacaataacatAACCAAGGATATAAAGGAAACTGTAGAGCAGCGATGAACGCCGTGATAGCGCTGTGCCACTTTTGCGAGGCGCACGGTCCCTGCGCCATCTTCTGCACCCAGACACTGAGGGACACCAAGCTGGAGGACCTGTCACTGGAACAGCAGACGCAAAAGACCTGCTCCGCCTGCAATTACTCCATGGGCAAGAATAACAATGCGATCTACAGCAGGGACACGGAAAGCGGGGCCACATTCGTCAGCACCAAGGTGGCGGTGCTGCCGGAGGTGGCCAGTCTGGTCAAGCAGGCGGCGGTGCTCAGTCTGAGCAATGGTACGGATGCCAGCAAGGATGGCGAGTTCGTGTTCTTTGGCGATTCGTCCAGGGGTCACATCCTGAGTCACACCTTCCGAGTGAGCGACCTGCAGGCCCGCGGCTACTCGCAGCTGTTCTCCATCATTGTGCTGATGAAGGACAAGTATTTCCTGCTTAACATCAAGCCCTTTCTGGCGGAGCACCTGAAGAAGGTGTCGTCGGAGCTGCAGGCAGCTGCCAAAAAGACCAAGGAGACGGAGGAGCAGACGTACTCAGAGCGACAGAGGCGTCTGTCCGGCGCTCAGTTCCTGATGCCCACTTCCCGTGCCTTGCTGGAGCTAACAGGCGAGGAGCACATCTTCGCCCAGTTGCACTCACACTTCTCGTGGCTCCTGCTAGCCGGATCCCGCTTCCTCACCGAGCACGTGACCTTCGGCAACCTACCGTGGCTACCGCCACAAAGTAGTGGCCGTCCTCCCGCACAGCGACTCACCTACAACAGTTCCACACTGCCAATGATAGAGAGCATCGACGATCCCGATCTGGAGGAGTTCTTCTCGTTGCGCCATCTCAAGAGTGTCGTCCGCAAGGAGGAGTTTGCCACGGTCTGCTATTGTGCCTTGACTGGGGTGAAGATTGTGGTCAGAGGTGATCCCAGAAAGACCTTCCGTTTCATGGTCTGCCTGAAGAAACTCCTGCCCGAGCCCATGCACAATCTAATGCGAATCGATGCCCAACATCAACACTCCATCAGCTCCGAGTACAAAATCATATCCGTGTCCAATGACATAGCCGTGCCAATGGCCAGTAGCTCCGTTTATCGGATCGATTTTC is from Drosophila melanogaster chromosome 3L and encodes:
- the BHD gene encoding Birt-Hogg-Dube yields the protein MNAVIALCHFCEAHGPCAIFCTQTLRDTKLEDLSLEQQTQKTCSACNYSMGKNNNAIYSRDTESGATFVSTKVAVLPEVASLVKQAAVLSLSNGTDASKDGEFVFFGDSSRGHILSHTFRVSDLQARGYSQLFSIIVLMKDKYFLLNIKPFLAEHLKKVSSELQAAAKKTKETEEQTYSERQRRLSGAQFLMPTSRALLELTGEEHIFAQLHSHFSWLLLAGSRFLTEHVTFGNLPWLPPQSSGRPPAQRLTYNSSTLPMIESIDDPDLEEFFSLRHLKSVVRKEEFATVCYCALTGVKIVVRGDPRKTFRFMVCLKKLLPEPMHNLMRIDAQHQHSISSEYKIISVSNDIAVPMASSSVYRIDFLDKHVNGHEVSVKWPGELPRKLPDLMVKLLKAVEEKNFTELVLNKQTKVLIEEWKNKVTCLNHAKSTSVQGKLKKVLGVQPHDQPIINYWSTHLH